In a genomic window of Methylobacter sp. YRD-M1:
- the argF gene encoding ornithine carbamoyltransferase — translation MKPRHFISLFDLSSDEFRGLISRATALKNHRDPDYQPLKGQVLAMIFEKSSTRTRISFEAGMIHFGGSALFLSPRDTQLGRGEPLQDSAKVISSMVDCIMLRTNQHETVTTFAEHSRVPVINGLTDLQHPCQLLADMQTYFEHRGDIQGKTVAWIGDGNNMCHSYIDAATILDFKLNIACPSGYEPVKSIVEAAGERVRFFSTPLEAAKDADLLVTDVWASMGQEEEQKQREIAFQGYQINADIMKAANHDALFMHCLPAHRGEEVSADVIDGPQSVIFDEAENRLHAQKALLEFLMCRK, via the coding sequence ATGAAACCCAGACACTTCATCAGCCTGTTTGACTTATCGAGCGACGAATTTCGCGGCTTGATCAGCAGAGCCACAGCGCTGAAAAATCACCGAGATCCTGATTATCAGCCTTTAAAAGGCCAAGTTCTGGCGATGATCTTTGAAAAATCATCGACGCGTACCCGTATTTCATTTGAAGCGGGCATGATCCATTTTGGCGGCAGTGCATTGTTTCTGTCACCCAGAGACACCCAACTGGGTCGCGGAGAGCCGCTGCAGGACAGCGCCAAAGTTATTTCCAGCATGGTCGACTGCATCATGCTCAGAACCAACCAGCATGAAACGGTAACTACATTCGCCGAACATTCGCGCGTACCCGTGATCAACGGATTAACAGATTTGCAGCATCCGTGCCAATTACTGGCAGATATGCAGACTTATTTTGAGCATCGAGGCGACATTCAGGGCAAAACAGTCGCCTGGATCGGTGACGGCAATAATATGTGCCATTCCTATATTGATGCCGCAACTATACTGGATTTTAAGCTGAATATAGCCTGCCCGTCCGGTTATGAACCGGTAAAATCCATTGTCGAGGCGGCGGGCGAACGCGTCCGTTTTTTCTCCACGCCGCTGGAAGCGGCCAAAGATGCAGATTTGCTTGTCACTGACGTCTGGGCCAGCATGGGGCAGGAAGAAGAACAAAAACAACGTGAAATAGCCTTTCAAGGTTATCAGATCAATGCAGACATTATGAAAGCGGCAAATCATGACGCCCTGTTCATGCATTGTCTGCCTGCACACCGCGGTGAAGAAGTCTCTGCTGATGTTATCGACGGCCCGCAGAGCGTTATCTTCGATGAAGCCGAAAATCGCCTGCACGCACAAAAAGCGCTTCTGGAATTTCTAATGTGTCGTAAATAA